One Brassica napus cultivar Da-Ae chromosome C2, Da-Ae, whole genome shotgun sequence DNA window includes the following coding sequences:
- the LOC106419422 gene encoding transcription factor TRY-like — translation MDNTNRRRRSKQHKVTLEDSEEVSSIEWKFINMTEQEEDIILRMYRLVGDRWDLIAGRVPGRQPEEIERFWIMRNSDSFAEKRLQLHHSSSHKNNKLHRPRPSIYPS, via the exons ATGGATAACACCAACCGTCGTCGCCGTTCTAAACAACACAAAGTCACTCTCGAAGACTCTGAAG AAGTGAGCAGCATCGAATGGAAGTTTATCAATATgacagaacaagaagaagatatCATCCTTCGAATGTATAGACTTGTCGGTGATAG gtGGGATTTAATAGCAGGACGAGTGCCAGGAAGACAGCCAGAAGAGATTGAAAGATTCTGGATTATGCGAAACAGTGATAGCTTTGCTGAAAAACGACTGCAACTTCACCACTCTTCCTctcataaaaataacaaacttCATCGTCCACGTCCCTCTATTTACCCTTCTTAG